A window of Pedobacter lusitanus contains these coding sequences:
- a CDS encoding porin family protein, with product MKINKSVCLLGILLIIPLLMKGQLNIGIGAGISRNSLISNQTDRPFTAPEKVYGYAAEIILQYPVNKFLTIGAEPSFIRKNYKVARSDYYQGIYQETYNSYIQLPVMLTFYIGNQKVRGGISAGGYSAYWANSRKKGVIPNLSNLSLQDGDYMNVFQNMQRFSYDNAYRFDPKLDKRWEFGWLVGLDFQYTFVKQIAGFVAARYYYSLTDQTKKYSNNQEQRFNETLVIVAGLLFKINTSKKNR from the coding sequence ATGAAGATAAACAAGTCCGTATGTTTACTGGGCATTTTACTGATTATCCCTCTTTTGATGAAAGGTCAACTAAACATTGGCATTGGTGCAGGTATCAGCCGGAATTCATTAATCAGTAATCAGACAGACAGGCCATTTACAGCTCCTGAGAAGGTATATGGTTATGCTGCAGAAATAATTTTACAATACCCGGTTAATAAGTTTCTCACCATTGGAGCTGAGCCATCTTTTATAAGGAAAAATTACAAAGTAGCACGCAGTGATTATTACCAGGGTATTTATCAGGAAACTTATAATAGCTATATTCAGTTGCCTGTAATGCTGACTTTTTATATAGGTAATCAAAAAGTAAGAGGTGGAATTAGTGCGGGGGGCTATTCGGCCTATTGGGCAAACAGTAGAAAAAAAGGAGTCATTCCGAACCTTTCAAACCTCAGTTTACAGGATGGTGATTATATGAACGTATTTCAGAATATGCAGCGTTTTTCATATGACAATGCCTATCGTTTTGACCCTAAGCTGGATAAACGTTGGGAATTTGGGTGGTTAGTGGGGTTGGACTTTCAATATACATTTGTTAAACAGATAGCAGGCTTTGTTGCTGCCCGTTACTATTACTCCTTAACAGATCAAACAAAAAAATATTCTAATAATCAGGAACAACGGTTTAATGAAACATTAGTCATCGTTGCCGGATTATTATTCAAGATCAATACGTCTAAAAAAAACAGATGA
- a CDS encoding S41 family peptidase, which produces MRKKCVTQRISKFRGIYFLNVLLIVLVPMLISCRKKLDEQMSPSNVSDDNFKTIFDGFWNGMNRNYVMWDIDTTRWDNIYSIFSPVFSKLQIKNRADRLLAAHYLRQMTRGLRDGHYSLQFNDPVLKDSSIIPADIRLKLRPDYHLSYQSDYFDQIAKRYLDKPYYDADYNTDLQHPLRYKAGTIRQNILYFRLNSFSIFRAFNSENGRMTALLDFVFRSIKDHNTKGVILDLRDNNGGDLQDLNFFAGRFIARPLQYGSSRYKSSNNPFDYTLWMPAIITPMPESQEFKNKIVVLVNMYSISMSELITMALKALPNTTVIGERTYGANGLLTAEADLNGGSFNVGDFAVIKAASAMFKYKDDHVYEGVGFPADIQVPYDESMALIYTDRQLEKAISLFEP; this is translated from the coding sequence ATGAGAAAGAAATGTGTAACACAGCGGATATCTAAATTCAGAGGGATTTATTTTCTTAATGTGCTTCTTATAGTTTTGGTTCCCATGCTGATATCTTGTCGTAAAAAGCTAGATGAGCAGATGAGCCCTTCCAATGTAAGCGATGATAATTTCAAAACTATATTTGATGGTTTTTGGAACGGAATGAACCGGAATTATGTGATGTGGGACATAGATACTACCAGATGGGATAATATATATAGTATTTTTTCACCAGTTTTTTCTAAGCTCCAAATAAAAAATCGGGCGGATCGCTTATTGGCGGCGCATTACTTAAGACAGATGACAAGGGGACTTCGTGATGGTCATTATTCTTTGCAATTCAATGATCCGGTTTTAAAGGATTCTTCGATTATCCCTGCGGATATCCGATTAAAACTAAGACCCGATTACCATCTTTCTTATCAATCAGATTACTTTGATCAGATTGCTAAGCGTTACCTGGACAAACCTTATTATGATGCTGATTATAATACTGATCTGCAACACCCGCTGAGATACAAAGCTGGAACTATTCGTCAAAACATTTTATATTTTCGCTTAAATTCATTTTCTATATTCAGGGCATTTAATAGTGAAAATGGTAGAATGACAGCTTTGCTGGATTTTGTATTCAGGAGCATCAAAGATCATAATACTAAAGGGGTTATTCTTGATCTGAGAGATAATAATGGCGGCGACCTTCAGGATCTTAATTTTTTTGCGGGCAGGTTTATAGCCAGACCATTACAATATGGTTCATCGCGTTATAAAAGCAGCAATAATCCTTTTGATTATACGCTATGGATGCCGGCAATCATTACCCCAATGCCTGAAAGCCAGGAATTCAAAAACAAAATAGTGGTGCTGGTGAATATGTATTCAATCAGTATGTCAGAATTAATTACAATGGCCTTAAAGGCGTTGCCAAATACTACGGTAATAGGCGAGCGGACGTATGGGGCAAATGGTTTGCTGACTGCAGAAGCAGATTTAAATGGAGGATCTTTTAATGTCGGAGATTTTGCAGTTATAAAGGCTGCATCGGCTATGTTTAAATATAAAGATGATCATGTTTACGAGGGAGTTGGATTTCCTGCCGATATTCAGGTGCCTTATGATGAATCAATGGCTCTGATTTATACAGACAGGCAACTCGAAAAAGCTATAAGTCTTTTTGAACCTTAA
- a CDS encoding DUF4105 domain-containing protein, with the protein MQKYLIILLVLLLYQNTFAASIDLKNQTSLLSDKAAVSVLTCGKTSKYLYALFGHSAIRITDEERQIDQVYNYGTFDNDDPDFYINFINGRMKYSLSVSDYQSFLQEYIINGQSVVAQKLKLTLQEKNKLFSLLKEEIKPANKYYYYDFVRNNCATKIVDLLAKTLGPDFDHALSEINKGRGNTIRDLISKYLTADDHYMIGMNLLLGKKTDVVSARSVSLFLPDTLHKRLDHMQLRKMKFTEPAVFLFIPYQDQANAPDFIKGTLYGLSLIFLISGQLSKDKVGYLNKLITMTVFTVISLAGFFLLYLSVFSSLELVKYNLSILWCHPLYLLLAFEKLRKPAAIIFLISIFLYILCYFNAMSFPVLLPVLLLLIVILVFQIQQQKTSSLSPD; encoded by the coding sequence ATGCAGAAATATTTAATCATATTGTTGGTTCTCCTGCTTTATCAAAACACTTTCGCGGCCAGTATAGATTTAAAAAACCAAACCTCGCTGCTTTCAGATAAAGCTGCTGTAAGCGTTCTTACCTGTGGAAAAACCAGTAAATATCTATATGCTCTATTCGGTCATAGTGCCATCAGAATAACAGATGAAGAAAGGCAGATAGACCAGGTCTATAATTATGGAACGTTTGATAACGATGATCCGGATTTTTATATCAATTTTATTAACGGAAGGATGAAATATTCTTTATCCGTTTCGGATTATCAAAGTTTTCTGCAGGAATATATCATCAACGGCCAGTCTGTTGTTGCGCAAAAACTTAAGTTGACGCTGCAGGAAAAAAACAAGCTGTTCTCACTTCTTAAAGAAGAAATCAAGCCAGCTAATAAATATTACTATTATGATTTTGTAAGGAATAACTGCGCAACTAAAATAGTTGACCTGTTAGCTAAGACTCTGGGCCCGGACTTTGATCATGCCCTGTCCGAAATCAATAAAGGAAGAGGTAATACGATCAGGGATTTAATAAGTAAATACCTTACCGCAGATGATCACTACATGATAGGGATGAATCTGCTGCTGGGAAAAAAAACAGATGTAGTATCTGCCAGATCCGTCAGTTTATTTTTACCAGATACTTTGCATAAAAGACTTGATCATATGCAGCTGCGGAAGATGAAGTTTACCGAACCAGCTGTCTTTTTATTTATACCTTATCAGGACCAGGCAAACGCACCTGATTTTATAAAAGGGACCTTATATGGACTTTCCCTGATATTTTTAATATCCGGTCAGCTTAGTAAAGACAAAGTCGGCTATTTGAATAAACTGATCACTATGACAGTTTTTACGGTGATCAGTTTAGCCGGTTTTTTCCTACTTTATCTTTCTGTATTCTCCAGCCTGGAACTGGTTAAATACAATTTGAGTATTTTATGGTGCCATCCGCTGTACCTGTTGCTGGCTTTTGAAAAACTCAGAAAACCAGCAGCAATCATATTCCTGATCAGTATCTTTTTATATATACTGTGCTATTTTAATGCGATGAGTTTTCCTGTTTTGTTACCGGTGTTATTACTCCTGATTGTAATTCTGGTTTTCCAGATACAGCAGCAAAAAACAAGCTCTTTATCCCCGGACTAG
- a CDS encoding copper resistance protein NlpE N-terminal domain-containing protein: MKTRIFYAASLVALVGLTSACNTSKNANQTGTDTTAVSTTDTTATSGTAKNNAFNTGTFTGEVPVGKAKSDVEITFNADSTFALKEIFKGEDGKATPAMASEGKWKYDAEAKKIYLAYKNLMDRGTSFSVVDEKTIQMHDGSHQTKQTDGAAYNLTRK, from the coding sequence ATCTTTTACGCAGCCTCTTTGGTTGCCTTGGTAGGTCTTACCAGTGCATGCAACACTTCAAAAAATGCTAATCAGACAGGTACTGATACTACAGCAGTTTCAACTACTGATACCACTGCAACTTCGGGTACTGCCAAAAACAATGCTTTCAATACGGGAACATTTACAGGAGAAGTTCCGGTAGGAAAAGCAAAATCTGATGTTGAAATCACCTTTAATGCTGATTCAACATTCGCTTTAAAAGAAATCTTCAAAGGCGAAGATGGTAAAGCAACACCGGCTATGGCTAGTGAAGGTAAATGGAAATATGATGCAGAAGCAAAGAAAATTTATCTGGCTTATAAAAATTTAATGGACAGAGGTACTTCATTTAGTGTTGTTGATGAAAAGACAATTCAAATGCATGATGGCAGCCACCAGACAAAACAAACTGACGGAGCTGCTTATAATCTGACCAGAAAATAG